The following proteins are co-located in the Silene latifolia isolate original U9 population chromosome 1, ASM4854445v1, whole genome shotgun sequence genome:
- the LOC141613271 gene encoding mitochondrial import receptor subunit TOM40-1-like — translation MAAIPPTTASIPSQTPKVDEHVDYKNLPCPIPFEEIHREALMSLKPESFEGARFDFNKALTPNFFLSHSATMGPMEVPSQSPETLKIPTSNYEFGANYIDPKLMLIGRITKEGRLSARFKYDLLDDLSIKANGQLTNEPGMSHGMGILDYKGSDYRTQFQFGSGALLGANYIQSVTPNLSLGGEIFYAGEHRKSGVGYAARYSNDKMVATGQVASTGMVALSYVQKASEKMSLATELMYNYMSRDVTASVGYDAILRQARVRGKIDSNGCVTTFVEERLSPGFGFLLSAELDHWKKDYKFGFGMNVGE, via the exons ATGGCCGCAATCCCACCAACAACTGCATCAATTCCTTCACAAACACCCAAAGTTGATGAACATGTTGATTACAAGAATCTTCCTTGTCCTATTCCTTTTGAAGAAATCCACCGTGAAGCTTTAA TGTCTCTGAAGCCAGAAAGTTTTGAAGGGGCACGATTTGATTTTAATAAAGCACTCACCCCCAACTTCTTCCTGAGTCACAG TGCGACAATGGGGCCTATGGAAGTTCCGTCTCAGTCTCCGGAGACCCTTAAAATACCCACCTCCAATTATGAGTTTGGTGCAAATTATATAGACCCAAAG CTAATGCTTATTGGAAGGATAACAAAGGAGGGTAGATTAAGTGCGAGATTTAAGTATGATTTGCTTGACGATCTTTCCATTAAGGCCAATGGTCAG CTTACAAATGAACCTGGCATGTCTCATGGAATGGGTATCCTTGACTATAAG GGTAGTGATTACAGGACACAGTTTCAATTTGGGAGTGGTGCTCTTTTAGGGGCTAATTACATACAG AGTGTGACCCCAAATCTTTCTTTGGGTGGTGAAATTTTCTATGCCGGTGAACATAGGAAGTCTGGTGTGGGCTATGCTGCTCGATATAGCAACGATAAAATG GTTGCAACTGGACAAGTGGCTAGCACAGGAATGGTTGCCCTTAGCTACGTTCAGAAGGCGTCGGAGAAG ATGTCTTTAGCCACAGAACTCATGTATAACTATATGTCAAGAGATGTCACAGCAAGTGTTGGTTATGACGCTATTCTTCGTcag GCACGTGTTAGAGGAAAGATAGATTCCAATGGATGTGTGACAACTTTTGTTGAAGAGAGACTTAGTCCAGGATTTGGTTTCTTACTGTCTGCCGAG CTTGATCActggaagaaagattacaaatttGGTTTCGGTATGAATGTGGGGGAGTAA
- the LOC141613268 gene encoding exocyst complex component EXO84B-like encodes MATVKMPRSRSQSGAPAKENLPKLEESLNAFRSDRFDPGSYVQSKCTLNEKEIKHLCSYLMDLKKASAEEMRRSVYANYSAFIRTSKEISDLEGELLSIRNLLSTQATLIHGLADGVNLESLSMSSPKGPIINGTASSEDREPSELEEWLIEFPDHLDVLLAERRVDEALKALDEGERVAFEAKETKTLSPEIITSLQIAIKERRQRLADQLAEASCQPTTRGTELRASISALKKLGDGPRAHTLLLSAHFQRYQYNMQSLRPSSSSYGGAYTAALSQLVFSAIAQAASDSLTIFGSEPAYTSELVTWAAQQTEAFAHLVKRHALASSAAAGGLRAAAECVQIALGHCSLLETRGLSLSSTLVKLFRPSVEQAVNANLKRIEESTAALAAADDWVLTFPPNVTSTSSTSGYQYKLTSSAHRFILMVQDFFEDVGPLQNMQLGSRTLEGVYQVFNTYVNMLIKALPNSIEDEANYEGTGSKIVRMSENESQQIALLANASLLADELLPRAALKLSPISQPDYQDEPRRKASDRQNRQPEQREWKRRLISSVDRLKNSFCQHHALDLIFTEEGDSNLTADMYIGVDANGEDIEWFPSPIFRELFFKLNAMASIATEMFVGKERFATLLLMKLTETVILWLSQDQSFWDDIEEGPRPLGPLGLQQLYLDMKFVICFASQGRYLSRNLVRVINEIISKGLAAFQATGRDPYSVLPEDNWFNDICQDAIEMLSGRPREINGEREPNSPTASVSAQSVSSIRSHGSS; translated from the exons ATGGCGACGGTGAAAATGCCGAGATCGAGATCACAATCCGGCGCTCCGGCGAAAGAAAACTTGCCGAAACTTGAAGAAAGTTTGAACGCATTTCGTAGTGATAGGTTTGATCCTGGTTCTTATGTTCAATCCAAATGCACACTCAATGAAAAG GAAATAAAACACTTATGCTCATACTTGATGGATCTAAAGAAGGCGTCTGCTGAAGAAATGCGTAGAAGTGTTTATGCCAACTATTCAGCATTTATACG TACATCAAAAGAAATATCAGATTTGGAGGGGGAGCTTCTGTCCATCAGAAACCTTCTATCTACTCAGGCAACTCTTATTCATGGACTAGCTGACGGAGTGAACTTGGAATCATTATCGATGTCTAGTCCTAAGGGCCCTATTATAAACGGCACAGCAAGCAGTGAAGATCGTGAACCTTCAGAGTTGGAAGAGTGGTTGATTGAATTTCCTGATCACCTCGATGTATTATTAGCTGAAAGAAGAGTGGATGAAGCGTTGAAGGCACTAGATGAAGGGGAGAGAGTTGCTTTTGAAGCAAAGGAAACGAAGACACTAAGCCCAGAGATAATTACCTCTTTGCAAATCGCTATAAAGGAACGGAGGCAAAGATTAGCTGATCAGCTAGCCGAAGCTTCTTGTCAGCCTACTACACGTGGTACTGAACTACGTGCATCAATTTCGGCTCTTAAGAAACTTGGTGACGGACCCCGAGCTCATACGTTACTTCTTAGTGCACATTTTCAACGATACCAATATAACATGCAAAGTCTTCGTCCATCGAGCAGCTCGTATGGAGGAGCCTATACTGCTGCCCTTTCACAGTTGGTCTTTTCTGCCATTGCCCAGGCAGCAAGTGATTCATTAACTATATTTGGTAGTGAGCCAGCTTACACTTCTGAATTGGTAACATGGGCTGCTCAACAAACTGAAGCCTTTGCCCATCTCGTGAAAAGACATGCTTTAGCTTCATCTGCAGCTGCTGGAGGTTTGAGGGCTGCTGCTGAGTGTGTTCAAATAGCTCTAGGTCACTGCTCATTATTGGAAACTCGTGGTTTATCTCTTTCTTCGACACTCGTGAAGCTTTTTAGGCCTAGTGTTGAACAAGCAGTGAATGCAAATTTGAAAAGAATCGAGGAGAGTACTGCTGCCTTAGCCGCTGCTGATGATTGGGTTCTGACCTTCCCACCTAACGTCACATCTACTTCTAGCACGTCTGGGTACCAATATAAGCTTACAAGTAGTGCTCATAGGTTCATTTTGATGGTTCAG GACTTTTTTGAGGATGTGGGACCACTTCAGAATATGCAATTAGGTAGTAGAACATTAGAGGGTGTTTATCAAGTGTTCAATACATATGTTAACATGCTCATCAAAGCACTACCAAACTCCATTGAAGATGAAGCAAATTATGAAGGCACCGGAAGCAAAATTGTTCGAATGTCTGAGAATGAGTCACAACAAATTGCATTGCTGGCAAATGCATCATTGTTGGCTGATGAGTTACTTCCTCGTGCAGCCTTGAAACTTTCTCCCATAAGTCAGCCTGATTACCAAGATGAACCTCGTAGGAAGGCTTCTGATAGACAAAATCGTCAGCCTGAGCAAAGAGAATGGAAAAGGAGACTTATAAGCTCTGTtgatagactgaaaaatagcttCTGTCAGCACCATGCTTTGGATCTTATCTTCACAGAGGAAGGCGACAGTAATCTTACTGCTGATATGTATATAGGTGTTGATGCAAATGGAGAAGACATTGAATGGTTCCCATCTCCCATATTTCGG GAGCTTTTCTTTAAACTCAATGCTATGGCTAGTATAGCAACAGAGATGTTTGTGGGAAAGGAACGATTTGCAACACTGTTATTAATGAAACTCACAGAGACCGTCATCTTATGGTTATCTCAGGACCAGAGTTTCTGGGACGATATTGAGGAGGGTCCTAGGCCTTTAGGTCCTCTTGGCCTTCAACAG CTATACTTGGATATGAAATTTGTCATCTGCTTTGCTTCTCAAGGTCGCTACCTATCTCGTAATTTAGTTCGTGTTATCAATGAGATTATATCCAAGGGTTTAGCAGCCTTTCAAGCAACAGGCAGGGATCCTTATAG CGTTCTACCTGAAGACAATTGGTTTAATGACATATGTCAAGATGCAATCGAGATGTTGAGTGGAAGACCAAGAGAAATTAATGGGGAACGCGAACCTAATAGTCCTACTGCTTCAGTCTCTGCACAGTCAGTTTCATCTATCAGATCCCATGGAAGTTCATAA